A section of the Roseivirga sp. BDSF3-8 genome encodes:
- a CDS encoding DUF2891 domain-containing protein produces MGLNHLRCCTLLAIAGVFLSATTYGRQGNKPVFLKESKSGDLTLTAEGATHLSTLAFECIQLEYPNKTGHVVTDDKELTSPSDLHPAFYGCFDWHSSVHGHWMLVRLLKKFPRMEGAEEIKRAISENITPETIKAEAKYFGRRYSRNFERTYGWAWLLKLAEELHTWDAPQAREWEGALNPLVDTIVAKYMDFLPRQTYPIRTGVHPNTAFGLSFALDYARTVGNEALENMIEKRSRDYFLSDTECPVGYEPGGEDFFSPCLNEAELMSKVLDEEAFREWLQAFLPGLPESSPMSLYSPAMVSDRSDMKIVHLDGLNLSRAWTMRAIASKLPEGSTEREVLTDAAREHIMETLPNVASGDYAGEHWLASFAVYALGE; encoded by the coding sequence ATGGGACTAAACCACCTCAGATGCTGTACCCTGCTTGCAATAGCAGGTGTTTTTTTATCAGCCACTACTTACGGCCGGCAGGGAAATAAGCCGGTATTCCTGAAGGAATCAAAAAGCGGCGACCTCACTTTAACGGCCGAAGGGGCCACGCACCTTTCTACCCTAGCCTTTGAATGTATACAACTGGAATACCCGAATAAAACCGGACATGTGGTGACGGACGACAAGGAGCTTACCTCGCCATCAGATCTGCACCCGGCGTTTTATGGGTGCTTCGACTGGCATTCGAGTGTACACGGCCACTGGATGTTGGTTCGTCTGCTTAAGAAGTTTCCGAGAATGGAAGGAGCGGAAGAAATAAAACGGGCCATTTCTGAAAATATCACTCCGGAAACCATCAAAGCTGAAGCTAAGTATTTCGGCAGGCGCTATAGCAGAAACTTTGAACGTACATATGGCTGGGCATGGCTACTAAAACTGGCAGAAGAGCTACATACGTGGGATGCTCCCCAGGCCCGTGAATGGGAGGGTGCCCTGAACCCATTGGTAGATACGATCGTGGCAAAATACATGGATTTTCTACCCCGGCAAACCTATCCAATACGGACGGGAGTGCACCCCAACACGGCATTCGGACTATCTTTTGCGTTAGATTATGCACGTACAGTTGGCAATGAAGCGCTGGAGAATATGATTGAAAAAAGGTCCCGCGACTACTTCTTATCCGATACTGAATGTCCCGTAGGGTATGAGCCGGGTGGTGAAGACTTCTTTTCGCCCTGCCTGAACGAGGCGGAACTTATGTCGAAAGTACTGGATGAAGAGGCTTTCCGGGAATGGCTACAAGCCTTCCTACCTGGCCTACCAGAATCCTCTCCTATGTCACTCTACAGCCCGGCTATGGTATCTGACCGTTCAGACATGAAAATTGTGCACCTGGATGGACTTAATCTTAGCAGGGCATGGACGATGCGAGCGATTGCCTCTAAATTACCGGAGGGTTCGACGGAGCGTGAGGTGCTGACAGATGCTGCCCGCGAGCACATAATGGAGACCCTACCTAATGTAGCCAGCGGCGACTATGCGGGAGAACACTGGCTTGCTTCATTTGCTGTGTATGCGCTGGGAGAATAA
- a CDS encoding tetratricopeptide repeat protein — protein sequence METITAQHIELLIEQERYDLAEKHTRDKLSVEPESEYYQTLLCLILINTSRAKEGLEVAIGLLARDAGEANYHYLAGRAYLSLDKAKKAFEHAQESIKINPFDAEHFALACSTLFVQKKYKEALGYAEKGLTLNPENLSCLNLRTQSLVKLNRKEAAFETLDSALEKDPENAFTHSNYGWSHLEKGSHKKAMTHFQEALRLDPNNEWAQGGMMEALKSRYFIYRLFLKYVFWISKLSKGQRIGVFVGLYAVIKFSAIVGERTPSLQVAAHVLVGLYLLFILSTWVIGQIFNFSLLFHPQGKYLVDKNDRISAIITSSCLIGGIILGTGFLLAGSDQYSNIYIFFIFSALGIGSMMDVENKTKRILAIVISVFIFLVGAVGITMLLSGNKSGAILFMGFFWMSILYTWVKGLILN from the coding sequence ATGGAGACGATCACTGCACAACATATTGAACTGCTGATAGAGCAGGAGCGGTATGATCTAGCTGAGAAACATACACGTGATAAGCTTTCTGTGGAGCCTGAAAGCGAATATTACCAGACACTGCTATGTCTTATTCTAATTAATACGAGCCGTGCAAAAGAAGGACTGGAAGTGGCCATAGGATTACTGGCACGTGATGCAGGTGAAGCTAACTATCATTACCTGGCTGGCAGAGCTTACCTTTCTCTTGATAAGGCCAAAAAAGCCTTTGAGCATGCGCAAGAGAGTATTAAGATCAATCCATTCGATGCAGAGCATTTTGCGCTGGCCTGCAGTACGCTATTTGTACAGAAAAAATATAAAGAAGCGCTGGGGTATGCCGAAAAAGGCCTTACTCTAAATCCGGAAAATCTAAGCTGCCTTAACCTACGCACTCAATCACTGGTAAAGCTTAATCGTAAAGAAGCTGCATTCGAAACCCTGGACTCTGCTCTTGAAAAGGATCCTGAAAATGCTTTCACGCATAGCAATTACGGGTGGTCTCACCTGGAAAAAGGTAGTCATAAAAAAGCTATGACACATTTTCAGGAAGCCCTAAGGCTGGATCCTAATAATGAGTGGGCCCAGGGGGGCATGATGGAGGCTCTGAAAAGCCGGTATTTTATTTACAGACTTTTCCTGAAATACGTTTTCTGGATTTCTAAGCTAAGTAAGGGGCAGCGGATTGGCGTTTTTGTGGGGTTGTATGCAGTCATTAAGTTCAGCGCCATTGTTGGTGAGAGAACCCCATCATTACAAGTTGCAGCCCATGTGCTGGTAGGCCTTTACCTTCTATTCATCCTTTCCACATGGGTAATTGGTCAAATCTTTAATTTCTCTTTGCTATTTCACCCTCAGGGTAAATACCTTGTGGATAAGAACGACCGTATCAGTGCCATTATCACCAGTTCATGCCTTATTGGTGGCATTATTTTGGGTACCGGGTTTCTTTTAGCCGGCTCAGACCAGTACAGTAACATTTATATATTCTTCATATTCAGCGCACTGGGCATTGGGAGCATGATGGATGTGGAGAATAAGACTAAGAGAATACTAGCCATTGTTATTTCTGTCTTTATTTTCCTGGTAGGAGCTGTTGGTATCACTATGCTGCTATCGGGGAATAAATCCGGCGCTATCCTGTTTATGGGCTTTTTCTGGATGTCTATCCTATACACTTGGGTTAAGGGGCTGATATTGAATTAA
- a CDS encoding AAA family ATPase produces MPADAITSLKEALKFSPDNVPLRLHLAELLLNESRTEEAIAEYLTVLAMAPGETRGMRGLARAYSAKGEVQAALVVLEELPEGSYNAETYLLSAKLHLKDDNKKTAADHYRKALELDASLTDEALDEALRQPAAYLQSELEEELENLLEESRAEKPKISFEDVGGMKGVKAEIEIKIIRPLEHQELYKAYGKKTGGGILLYGPPGCGKTYIARATAGQINAKFMSVGINDILDMWIGNSEKNLNMLFEAARAQNPCVLFFDEVDALGANRTDMKQSAGRHLINQFLAELDGVESSNDGVLILAATNTPWHLDPAFRRPGRFDRIIFVPPPDKEAREEILKIMLKEKPTEPIDYGKVAGVTETFSGADLNALIDRVVEQKLQDSFKTGIPEPIRTKDLVKTAKKMKPSTREWLNSARNYALYANEGGLYDDIVDYLKMK; encoded by the coding sequence ATGCCTGCAGATGCCATCACCAGCCTTAAAGAGGCGCTTAAATTTTCACCGGATAACGTACCGCTTCGCCTGCACCTGGCGGAATTATTATTAAATGAAAGCCGAACGGAAGAGGCAATAGCCGAATACCTTACCGTTTTGGCTATGGCGCCAGGTGAAACAAGGGGAATGCGCGGGCTTGCACGAGCCTATAGCGCAAAAGGAGAGGTACAGGCCGCCCTTGTGGTGCTGGAGGAACTTCCGGAAGGGTCCTATAATGCAGAAACCTACCTTCTTTCGGCCAAGCTTCATCTGAAAGACGATAATAAAAAAACGGCAGCGGATCATTACAGGAAAGCACTTGAGCTGGATGCCTCCCTCACTGATGAGGCGCTTGATGAGGCTCTCAGGCAGCCCGCAGCTTATTTACAATCAGAACTGGAGGAAGAGCTGGAAAACCTGCTGGAAGAAAGCCGGGCAGAAAAGCCAAAAATCAGCTTTGAGGATGTAGGAGGTATGAAGGGTGTAAAGGCAGAGATAGAAATAAAGATCATCCGTCCGCTGGAACATCAGGAACTATACAAGGCCTACGGTAAAAAAACAGGAGGGGGTATACTGCTATATGGCCCTCCCGGCTGCGGCAAAACATATATAGCCAGAGCCACCGCTGGCCAAATCAATGCTAAGTTTATGTCAGTCGGCATAAATGATATCCTGGATATGTGGATAGGCAACAGCGAGAAAAATCTCAATATGCTGTTCGAGGCCGCCAGGGCACAAAACCCCTGTGTACTCTTTTTTGATGAAGTGGATGCACTGGGGGCAAACCGTACGGATATGAAACAGTCGGCGGGAAGGCACTTGATCAATCAGTTTCTGGCAGAACTGGATGGCGTGGAAAGCAGCAACGATGGAGTGCTTATTCTGGCTGCTACTAATACGCCGTGGCACCTGGATCCTGCTTTCAGAAGGCCGGGCCGCTTCGATCGAATCATTTTCGTACCACCGCCGGACAAGGAAGCGCGCGAGGAGATATTAAAAATCATGCTGAAGGAGAAACCAACTGAACCCATTGACTATGGGAAAGTGGCCGGGGTGACAGAAACATTCTCCGGAGCCGATCTAAATGCGCTAATTGACCGTGTGGTGGAACAGAAACTCCAGGACAGCTTTAAGACCGGTATCCCAGAGCCTATTCGTACCAAGGATCTGGTTAAAACAGCCAAAAAAATGAAACCCAGTACCCGGGAATGGCTGAACAGTGCCAGAAATTATGCGCTATATGCTAATGAGGGAGGGCTATACGACGATATAGTGGACTACCTGAAAATGAAATAG